Proteins from a single region of Amycolatopsis sp. CA-230715:
- a CDS encoding FAD-dependent monooxygenase, whose protein sequence is MKNTTVLISGASIAGPALAYWLVRYGCSVTIVERAEGRMRPGGQAVDVRGPALEVIERMGIADAVRARSTRMRGMTMVDESGAELYSSTEHTFTGGDLANADIEIMRDDLALLLQEAAGDEVEYLTGDSIASLAEDADGVHVTFEKAAPRRFDLVVGADGLHSTVRSLAFGPERDYISHLGTYLAVYTAPNFLGLDHWQVFCQAGAVGGGMMSARDTTECRVYVGFESPEPVEYDYRDIDQQKRILAERLEGAGWEFPKALTYSWDAPDFSFDSMSQIHLDRWSRGRVVLIGDAGYCGSPMSGQGTSMALVGAYVLAGELKAAEGDHETAFACYETEIRDYVAANQRLALTNRARVEAQTRAAMGGAEAAEPVEITTEPEDFDGVVGALVLKDY, encoded by the coding sequence ATGAAGAACACCACCGTCCTCATCTCCGGCGCCAGCATCGCGGGGCCCGCGCTGGCTTACTGGCTGGTTCGCTACGGCTGCTCGGTCACGATCGTGGAGCGTGCCGAGGGCCGGATGCGCCCCGGCGGCCAGGCCGTCGACGTGCGGGGCCCCGCGCTCGAGGTGATCGAGCGGATGGGCATCGCCGACGCGGTCCGCGCCCGGAGCACCCGGATGCGCGGGATGACGATGGTCGACGAGAGCGGCGCCGAGCTGTACAGCTCCACCGAGCACACCTTCACCGGCGGCGATCTCGCGAACGCCGACATCGAGATCATGCGCGACGATCTCGCGCTCCTGCTGCAGGAGGCCGCCGGCGACGAGGTCGAGTACCTCACCGGTGACTCGATCGCGAGCCTGGCCGAGGACGCCGACGGCGTGCACGTGACCTTCGAGAAGGCCGCGCCGCGCCGATTCGACCTCGTCGTCGGCGCGGACGGCCTGCATTCGACGGTGCGTTCGCTGGCGTTCGGACCGGAGCGGGACTACATCTCGCACCTCGGCACCTACCTCGCCGTGTACACCGCGCCGAACTTCCTCGGCCTCGACCACTGGCAGGTGTTCTGCCAGGCGGGCGCGGTCGGCGGCGGGATGATGAGCGCGCGGGACACCACCGAGTGCCGGGTCTACGTCGGCTTCGAATCCCCGGAGCCGGTCGAGTACGACTACCGCGACATCGACCAGCAGAAGCGGATACTGGCCGAACGCCTCGAAGGCGCGGGGTGGGAGTTCCCGAAGGCGCTCACCTACAGCTGGGACGCCCCGGACTTCAGCTTCGACTCGATGAGCCAGATCCACCTCGACCGGTGGTCGCGCGGCAGGGTGGTGCTGATCGGGGACGCGGGCTACTGCGGCTCGCCGATGTCGGGGCAGGGCACCAGCATGGCGCTCGTCGGCGCCTACGTGCTGGCGGGCGAGCTGAAGGCGGCCGAGGGCGACCACGAAACCGCCTTCGCTTGCTACGAAACGGAAATCCGCGACTACGTCGCGGCGAACCAGCGGCTCGCGCTGACCAACCGGGCCAGGGTCGAGGCGCAGACCAGGGCGGCCATGGGCGGTGCCGAGGCGGCCGAGCCCGTCGAGATCACCACCGAGCCGGAGGACTTCGACGGCGTGGTCGGCGCGCTGGTGCTCAAGGACTACTGA
- a CDS encoding glycoside hydrolase domain-containing protein, with amino-acid sequence MTTGLDYSAGRIPGRAIRDAGHSFVIRYAGTPGRAKNIKAAEYADLVANGVSVWLVYENGVDDAMGGFRGGVAAANAARADAAAIGYANGPIFFCADRHLAPGEVATALTYLDGAASVLGRERVGAYGFSEFINPARDGGRAAYFWQCGSRSAVRPGVHVYQRNTGAASVGGIQCDINDLLIPITKGDDMSANDVIGKRPDGSDITIGDALANLYLGAFYGGGGSGARAVYPTVNAINDDLGKVWDTTGTVTAGGASADMYTRLQKVEGKVDELLAAIKNLSAGRDPVAAKP; translated from the coding sequence ATGACAACCGGTCTTGACTACAGCGCCGGCCGGATCCCGGGCCGGGCTATTCGTGATGCCGGTCATTCGTTCGTCATCCGGTACGCCGGTACACCCGGTCGCGCCAAGAACATCAAGGCGGCCGAGTACGCGGACCTCGTGGCCAACGGCGTCAGCGTGTGGCTCGTCTACGAGAACGGCGTCGACGACGCCATGGGTGGTTTCCGGGGCGGGGTGGCCGCGGCGAATGCCGCGCGAGCGGACGCCGCCGCGATCGGGTACGCGAACGGCCCGATCTTCTTCTGCGCGGACCGCCACCTCGCACCCGGCGAGGTGGCGACAGCGCTGACCTATCTCGACGGTGCCGCGTCGGTGCTCGGCCGGGAAAGGGTTGGCGCATACGGGTTCTCCGAGTTCATCAACCCCGCGAGGGACGGCGGCCGCGCCGCGTACTTCTGGCAGTGCGGTTCCCGCTCGGCCGTCCGGCCCGGCGTGCACGTCTACCAGCGCAACACCGGGGCCGCCAGCGTCGGCGGCATCCAGTGCGACATCAACGACCTGCTCATCCCGATCACGAAAGGTGACGACATGTCCGCGAACGACGTCATCGGCAAACGGCCGGACGGCTCCGACATCACCATCGGCGACGCACTGGCGAACCTGTACCTCGGTGCGTTCTACGGCGGAGGCGGCTCCGGGGCGCGTGCGGTCTACCCCACCGTGAACGCGATCAACGACGACCTCGGCAAAGTCTGGGACACGACCGGCACGGTCACCGCCGGTGGCGCCTCGGCGGACATGTACACCCGGTTGCAGAAGGTCGAAGGCAAAGTCGACGAGTTGCTCGCCGCGATCAAGAACCTGTCCGCGGGACGGGATCCGGTGGCGGCCAAACCTTGA
- a CDS encoding FGGY-family carbohydrate kinase, whose amino-acid sequence MADGLLLGIDIGTSSSKGVLVSPRGEVLARASRAHETSYPHPGWVEHDAETVWWQDFLAIARELVSAAGDRALAGLAVSGIGPVLLPADAAGNPLRPAILYGVDTRAAREIEELTAELGAESIVERGGTPLSSQAVGPKWRWLARHEPEVYERTELFLMASSYLVHRLTGEYVLDHHSASQCDPMYDLRAADWAADWAELTAPGIRLPRLLWPTEVAGTVSAAAAAETGLPQGLPVTAGTVDAWAEAASVGVADPGDTMVMYGTTMFLVQVLADPRPDPGLWTTRGAFPGTYSLAAGMATSGAITDWLRKLVGGDFADLVARAAEVPAGSRGLLTLPYFAGERTPIFDPDARGVIAGLTTSHGLGELYRATLEGIAYGVRHNLEVMASAGGASSRLVAVGGGTQGGLWTQIVSDVTGVEQQVPAETIGAALGDALLAAVATGLEPDIAAWNPVHTVVRPDPARTGVYDGFYRRYRELYPATADIAHFLAEQQRATDR is encoded by the coding sequence GTGGCTGACGGGCTGCTGCTCGGGATCGACATCGGCACGTCCAGTTCGAAGGGCGTGCTCGTCAGCCCGCGAGGGGAGGTGCTTGCCCGCGCGAGCCGCGCGCACGAGACCTCCTACCCGCATCCGGGATGGGTCGAGCACGACGCGGAAACCGTGTGGTGGCAGGACTTCCTGGCGATCGCGCGTGAACTGGTGAGCGCGGCGGGCGACCGCGCGCTCGCCGGGCTCGCGGTCAGCGGGATCGGCCCCGTGCTGCTCCCCGCGGACGCCGCGGGGAATCCGCTGCGGCCCGCGATCCTGTACGGCGTGGACACGCGCGCCGCGCGCGAGATCGAGGAACTTACCGCGGAACTCGGCGCGGAGTCCATTGTGGAGCGTGGCGGCACACCGCTGTCCTCGCAGGCGGTCGGCCCGAAGTGGCGGTGGCTGGCGCGGCACGAACCCGAGGTGTACGAGCGCACCGAGCTGTTCCTGATGGCCAGCTCCTACCTCGTGCACCGGCTCACCGGCGAGTACGTGCTCGACCACCATTCGGCGAGCCAGTGCGACCCGATGTACGACCTGCGCGCGGCGGACTGGGCCGCGGACTGGGCGGAGCTGACCGCACCCGGCATCCGGCTGCCGCGGCTGCTGTGGCCGACCGAGGTCGCGGGCACGGTTTCCGCCGCCGCTGCCGCGGAAACCGGTCTGCCGCAAGGGCTTCCGGTCACCGCGGGCACGGTCGACGCGTGGGCGGAGGCGGCGAGCGTCGGCGTCGCCGATCCCGGCGACACGATGGTCATGTACGGCACCACGATGTTCCTCGTCCAGGTGCTCGCCGACCCTCGGCCCGATCCGGGGCTGTGGACCACCCGCGGCGCGTTCCCCGGCACCTATTCGCTCGCCGCGGGCATGGCGACCTCGGGGGCGATCACGGACTGGCTGCGCAAGCTCGTCGGCGGCGATTTCGCGGATCTCGTCGCCCGCGCCGCCGAGGTGCCCGCGGGCAGCAGGGGACTGTTGACGCTGCCGTACTTCGCGGGCGAGCGGACCCCGATCTTCGATCCCGACGCCCGCGGCGTCATCGCCGGGCTGACGACCTCGCACGGGTTGGGCGAGCTGTACCGTGCCACGCTGGAGGGGATCGCCTACGGCGTGCGGCACAACCTCGAGGTGATGGCGTCCGCGGGAGGCGCGTCGAGCCGTCTCGTCGCGGTTGGCGGCGGCACACAGGGCGGCCTGTGGACGCAGATCGTCAGCGACGTGACCGGGGTCGAGCAGCAGGTCCCCGCCGAGACGATCGGCGCGGCACTGGGCGACGCGCTGCTCGCGGCGGTGGCCACCGGGCTCGAACCGGATATCGCGGCGTGGAACCCGGTGCACACCGTGGTCCGCCCCGATCCGGCGCGGACCGGCGTGTACGACGGGTTCTACCGGCGCTACCGCGAGCTGTACCCGGCCACCGCGGACATCGCCCACTTCCTCGCCGAACAGCAGCGTGCCACCGATCGGTGA
- a CDS encoding MgtC/SapB family protein, translating to MTLAFSLGEPSGQGWTQVVELLIALVLCSLIGLERELKQKSAGLRTHTLVGLGAALFFLVSKYGFTDVLEQGRIVLDPSRVAAQIVSGIGFIGGGLIFVRRDVVRGLTTAAVVWVSVAVGCACAAGLPLLAAFVTAAHFLVVYGYPPLIRAFTRSRPASEVVRVSYRDGEGALRGILEVATNAGYVVEQVHTERRQMDEDDEEGRMKVRTAQVIDLRMRLHGPPKTFTVLVSTLSEESGVLSVDVGDIDDTSE from the coding sequence ATGACGCTCGCGTTTTCACTCGGGGAGCCGTCCGGACAGGGCTGGACGCAGGTCGTCGAACTGCTGATCGCGCTCGTGCTGTGCTCCCTGATCGGACTCGAACGCGAGCTGAAGCAGAAGAGCGCCGGGCTGCGGACGCACACCCTGGTCGGGCTCGGCGCGGCGCTGTTCTTCCTGGTCAGCAAGTACGGCTTCACCGACGTGCTGGAACAGGGCCGGATCGTGCTCGACCCCTCGCGGGTCGCGGCGCAGATCGTCTCCGGGATCGGGTTCATCGGCGGCGGGCTGATCTTCGTCCGCCGGGACGTGGTGCGCGGGCTGACCACGGCGGCCGTGGTGTGGGTGAGCGTCGCGGTCGGGTGCGCCTGCGCGGCGGGGCTGCCGCTGCTCGCGGCGTTCGTCACCGCGGCGCACTTCCTGGTCGTCTACGGCTACCCGCCGCTGATCAGGGCGTTCACCAGGTCGAGGCCCGCGAGCGAGGTCGTGCGGGTCAGCTATCGCGACGGGGAGGGCGCGCTGCGGGGCATCCTCGAAGTCGCGACGAACGCCGGATACGTCGTCGAGCAGGTGCACACCGAACGGCGCCAGATGGACGAGGACGACGAAGAGGGCAGGATGAAGGTGCGCACCGCGCAGGTGATCGACCTCCGGATGCGGCTGCACGGGCCGCCGAAGACGTTCACCGTGCTGGTGAGCACGCTTTCCGAGGAGAGCGGTGTGCTCTCGGTCGACGTCGGGGACATCGACGACACCAGCGAATGA
- a CDS encoding ABC transporter permease — translation MTNGAIVVGPALGAVLVLFVALGAAVLWLGGLGRGRAIVSAAVRAAVQLAAVSLVIVAVLRSGWWTALFVLLMFAVAAVTSARRIGVPRRGPGFGWTAVAIGAGVVPVLAVVLAAGVLPLRPVAVVPIAGIVIGGAMSATSQAGRRALDELETRHGEYEAALALGFTPRLAALEICRPSASQALIPALDQTRTVGLVTLPGAYVGVLLGGAGPVQAGVTQLLVLIGLLAAEAVSVLVTVQLVAAGGLSRAARPGARCR, via the coding sequence GTGACGAACGGGGCGATAGTCGTTGGGCCCGCGCTCGGTGCCGTGCTCGTGCTGTTCGTCGCGCTCGGCGCGGCGGTGCTGTGGCTCGGTGGACTCGGCCGCGGACGGGCGATCGTGTCCGCGGCGGTGCGCGCGGCCGTCCAGCTCGCCGCCGTCTCGCTGGTGATCGTCGCGGTCCTGCGCTCGGGCTGGTGGACCGCGCTGTTCGTGCTCCTGATGTTCGCCGTCGCGGCGGTGACCTCGGCGCGGCGGATCGGGGTGCCCCGGCGCGGTCCCGGCTTCGGCTGGACCGCCGTCGCGATCGGCGCCGGGGTGGTGCCGGTACTGGCGGTGGTGCTCGCGGCGGGCGTGCTGCCGCTGCGTCCGGTCGCGGTGGTGCCGATCGCCGGGATCGTCATCGGGGGTGCCATGTCGGCGACCTCGCAGGCAGGGCGGCGCGCCCTCGACGAGCTGGAGACGCGGCACGGTGAATACGAGGCCGCGCTGGCGCTAGGGTTCACGCCCCGCCTCGCCGCGCTCGAGATCTGCCGCCCGTCGGCGAGCCAGGCGCTGATCCCCGCGCTCGACCAGACGAGGACGGTGGGCTTGGTGACGCTGCCAGGGGCCTACGTCGGCGTGCTGCTGGGTGGCGCCGGGCCGGTGCAGGCAGGCGTCACCCAGCTGCTCGTGCTGATCGGGCTGCTCGCGGCCGAGGCCGTCTCGGTGCTGGTGACCGTGCAGCTGGTGGCCGCGGGCGGGCTCAGCCGAGCGGCGCGGCCAGGTGCGCGGTGTCGTTGA
- a CDS encoding DUF4262 domain-containing protein: protein MCWKCDQPGGSRLDYLDELRGTITECGWAVQSIERDRLHPPRAYTVGLTPRGRPELVVTGLPPGKAGALLNSVAAHVLHADAPTAGEQIPLRGGPLIEIVEVTEPSAHLFTAIELYGGGVRAVQLVYADDRGHWPWDRGFRGGKGGQPVLGHRHAAADRSARSG from the coding sequence ATGTGCTGGAAATGTGATCAGCCAGGCGGCAGCAGGCTCGACTACCTCGATGAGCTGCGCGGGACCATCACCGAGTGCGGCTGGGCGGTGCAGAGCATCGAGCGCGACAGGCTGCACCCGCCACGGGCGTACACGGTCGGGCTGACTCCACGCGGCAGACCGGAGCTCGTGGTGACCGGGCTGCCGCCGGGAAAGGCAGGGGCGCTGCTCAACTCGGTGGCCGCGCACGTGCTGCACGCCGACGCGCCCACCGCCGGCGAGCAGATCCCGCTCCGCGGCGGCCCCCTCATCGAAATCGTCGAGGTCACCGAACCCTCGGCGCATCTGTTCACGGCCATCGAGCTGTACGGCGGCGGGGTCCGCGCCGTACAGCTCGTGTACGCGGACGACCGGGGGCATTGGCCGTGGGATCGCGGATTCCGCGGCGGGAAAGGGGGACAGCCCGTGCTCGGGCACCGGCACGCGGCGGCTGATCGGTCCGCCCGATCGGGCTAG
- a CDS encoding NUDIX hydrolase gives MTPPFVDSLAWILVRDRALLSVRTKGKDKFYLPGGKREPGESDVAALCREIREELGVELDPMSFSFFTALRERADGYADGREVRMTCFTAEHRGELAPSREIAEHRWLTTADAALCPPAGRKVLAMLGDAGLIG, from the coding sequence GTGACACCGCCGTTCGTCGACAGCCTCGCCTGGATCCTCGTCCGAGATCGCGCCCTGCTTTCCGTGCGCACCAAGGGAAAGGACAAGTTCTACCTGCCCGGCGGGAAACGCGAGCCCGGCGAGAGCGACGTCGCCGCGCTGTGCCGCGAGATCCGCGAGGAGCTCGGCGTCGAACTGGACCCGATGAGTTTTTCGTTCTTCACCGCGCTGAGGGAGCGCGCCGACGGGTACGCCGACGGCCGCGAGGTGCGGATGACGTGCTTCACCGCGGAGCACCGCGGGGAGCTGGCGCCGTCGCGCGAGATCGCCGAGCACCGCTGGCTCACCACGGCCGACGCCGCGCTCTGCCCGCCCGCGGGCAGGAAGGTGCTCGCGATGCTCGGCGACGCTGGCCTGATCGGCTGA
- a CDS encoding helix-turn-helix transcriptional regulator, which yields MRDAVIAAAVFLHAHSGEPIRLGDVADHVGYSPFHLARAFTRELGTSPVRVLAAHRFHRAKRLLLDGDDRIADICHAVGFSSVGTFTTRFAEAVGTSPTEFRRLPHDLADAPPRPVSTSGEARGGGGVAGSVRIGPSAAAVLGPDPLVFVGLYPARSARGQPVAGAMLAGPGEFLLIDVPPGLFWVLATALSTRGDYDGLLVPGESVIGTSPRMLRMRPGERHLCDIALEPVERWQPPVLAALPALASDIAQHWRRRA from the coding sequence GTGCGCGATGCCGTCATCGCCGCGGCGGTGTTCCTGCACGCGCACTCCGGCGAACCGATCCGGCTCGGCGACGTCGCGGATCACGTCGGCTACAGCCCGTTCCACCTGGCGCGGGCGTTCACCAGGGAACTCGGCACGTCCCCGGTGCGGGTGCTCGCCGCCCACCGCTTCCACCGCGCGAAACGGCTCCTGCTCGACGGCGACGACCGGATCGCCGATATCTGCCACGCCGTCGGTTTCTCCTCCGTCGGCACCTTCACCACCCGCTTCGCCGAGGCGGTGGGAACGAGTCCCACCGAGTTCCGGCGGCTCCCGCACGATCTCGCGGACGCGCCGCCGCGCCCGGTCTCGACCTCGGGCGAGGCGCGCGGCGGCGGGGGCGTCGCCGGTTCGGTGCGGATCGGCCCGTCCGCCGCGGCGGTGCTCGGCCCTGATCCGCTGGTGTTCGTCGGCCTGTACCCGGCACGGTCGGCGCGCGGGCAGCCCGTCGCGGGCGCGATGCTCGCCGGACCCGGTGAGTTCCTGCTGATCGACGTTCCCCCCGGCCTGTTCTGGGTGCTCGCCACCGCGTTGTCGACGCGCGGCGACTACGACGGGCTCCTCGTGCCGGGGGAGTCGGTGATCGGCACGTCCCCGCGCATGCTGCGGATGCGCCCCGGCGAACGGCACCTCTGCGATATCGCGCTCGAACCGGTCGAACGCTGGCAGCCGCCGGTGCTGGCCGCGTTGCCCGCGCTGGCCTCCGACATCGCGCAACATTGGAGAAGACGCGCCTGA
- a CDS encoding histidine phosphatase family protein → MSEEPEYRQHRFSPPPGATEIFLVRHGESAPARASAPFPMVEGQADPDLAPEGREHAERVGERLANERLDALYVTTLRRTAQTAAPLAAKLGIEPVVTPLLREVHLGEWEGGLFRRNTAEGHPVARRLWAEQRWGVIPGAEDVAAFAARVKAGLTEVAAAHPDQRVAVFTHGGVIGEAMAQASGSEPFAFLGADNGSITHLVLTADNWLVRRFNDTAHLAAPLG, encoded by the coding sequence GTGAGTGAAGAACCCGAGTACCGCCAGCACCGTTTCAGCCCGCCGCCGGGAGCCACCGAGATCTTCCTGGTGCGCCACGGCGAATCCGCCCCCGCCCGCGCCTCGGCGCCCTTCCCGATGGTGGAGGGCCAGGCCGACCCGGACCTCGCCCCGGAGGGGCGTGAGCACGCCGAGCGCGTGGGAGAACGGCTCGCGAACGAGCGGCTCGACGCCCTCTACGTCACGACGTTGCGGCGCACCGCGCAGACGGCGGCGCCGCTCGCGGCGAAGCTGGGCATCGAGCCGGTGGTCACCCCGCTGCTGCGCGAAGTCCACCTCGGCGAGTGGGAGGGCGGGCTGTTCCGCCGCAACACCGCCGAGGGGCATCCGGTGGCGCGGCGGCTCTGGGCCGAACAGCGCTGGGGCGTGATTCCGGGCGCGGAGGACGTGGCCGCGTTCGCCGCGCGCGTCAAGGCGGGTCTCACCGAAGTGGCGGCGGCGCATCCCGATCAGCGGGTCGCGGTGTTCACCCACGGCGGCGTGATCGGGGAGGCGATGGCGCAGGCGAGCGGCTCGGAGCCGTTCGCGTTCCTCGGCGCGGACAACGGCTCCATCACGCATCTCGTGCTCACGGCCGACAATTGGCTCGTGCGCCGGTTCAACGACACCGCGCACCTGGCCGCGCCGCTCGGCTGA
- a CDS encoding DUF6597 domain-containing transcriptional factor, whose protein sequence is MYREAPPPTHLAGAVRCVWHSTPDDRERAKNVVPDGCLDLIVGGGRVFVAGPDTRAWRPSAGGRSALHGIRFAPGHAPLVLGVAADELLDQRVALSELWGREGARAAERLLADPRGLPGLVASRLDGARPAPEIALLLRRLDLGVPRVADATAGLGLSERALRRRFTVAVGYGPATYLRVARLQRAIAMAPHAGGLAALAVAAGYADQAHLSRDCRALTGSTAAAWFGRSVQDGAMAPDLVSAP, encoded by the coding sequence GTGTACCGCGAAGCCCCGCCACCGACCCACCTCGCCGGGGCCGTGCGGTGCGTGTGGCATTCGACACCGGACGACCGCGAGCGCGCGAAGAACGTCGTGCCGGACGGCTGCCTCGACCTGATCGTGGGCGGCGGCCGGGTGTTCGTCGCCGGGCCGGACACCCGTGCGTGGCGACCGTCGGCCGGTGGGCGGAGCGCGCTGCACGGCATCCGGTTCGCCCCCGGTCATGCGCCGCTGGTCCTCGGCGTCGCCGCGGACGAACTGCTCGACCAGCGGGTGGCGCTGAGCGAGCTGTGGGGGCGGGAAGGCGCGCGTGCGGCGGAGCGCCTGCTCGCCGATCCGCGCGGCCTGCCGGGCCTGGTCGCCTCGCGGCTGGACGGCGCGCGGCCGGCCCCGGAGATCGCGCTGCTGCTGCGGCGGCTCGACCTCGGCGTGCCGAGGGTCGCCGACGCCACCGCCGGGCTGGGGCTGAGCGAACGCGCGCTGCGGCGCCGGTTCACCGTCGCCGTCGGCTACGGGCCCGCGACCTACCTGCGGGTGGCGCGGCTGCAGCGGGCGATCGCGATGGCACCGCACGCCGGTGGCCTGGCCGCGCTCGCGGTCGCGGCTGGCTACGCCGACCAAGCCCACTTGAGCCGCGACTGCCGTGCACTCACCGGCAGTACGGCGGCCGCCTGGTTTGGCCGATCCGTTCAAGACGGGGCCATGGCACCCGACCTAGTGTCGGCACCATGA
- a CDS encoding MmpS family transport accessory protein, whose product MAEHPRGVFTTSRARRPKSGSGVLLACSLAVLGIVVVSVLVAANRDQGGGGSATPGAHALPALPVLTSAPEAHGAVVRTRDVTYELAGDSGAVHVTFVAKGADVQQLNGVPTPWTQTVSRADPENGPHYVTVSAQNGGHGTLRCRILVDGKVVSERSTATDYGVVMCAKVLD is encoded by the coding sequence ATGGCAGAGCATCCACGGGGGGTCTTCACTACGAGCCGCGCACGGCGGCCCAAATCGGGCTCGGGCGTGCTGCTCGCCTGTTCGCTCGCGGTACTCGGGATCGTCGTGGTCTCGGTGCTGGTCGCGGCGAACCGGGACCAGGGCGGTGGCGGCTCCGCGACGCCGGGCGCGCACGCGCTGCCCGCGCTCCCGGTGCTGACTTCGGCACCGGAGGCCCACGGCGCCGTGGTCCGGACCAGGGACGTCACCTACGAACTGGCGGGCGACAGCGGCGCCGTCCACGTCACGTTCGTCGCCAAGGGCGCCGACGTCCAGCAGCTCAACGGGGTCCCCACGCCGTGGACCCAGACGGTGTCGCGCGCGGATCCCGAAAACGGGCCGCACTACGTCACGGTGTCCGCGCAGAACGGCGGCCACGGCACCCTGCGCTGCCGCATTCTCGTCGACGGCAAGGTGGTCAGCGAGCGGAGCACGGCGACCGACTACGGCGTCGTGATGTGCGCGAAGGTGCTCGACTGA
- a CDS encoding amino acid permease, translating to MMAIGGAIGTGLFLGAGAAIETSGPALIACYAVAGAVIFIIMRALGELLVYRPVSRSFVDYAEEFLGRMPAFATGWVYWLMWVTTAMAEITAAGLYVQYWFPSIPQWVTAAVVLGVLYLANLISVKVFGEFEFWFSMIKVVTIVGAILLGLAVIIFGWGPAGEQASFAHLWQHGGFFPHGGNAALLALQSVMFAYLGVELIGLTAGEAKNPAKVLPKAINSVVVRIAVFYVGALVVLLSLVPWTEFHKGKSPFVRAFDAIGIHGAAGIIQFVVLTAALSSCNSGIYSTGRMLRTLSLQRSAPKAFGKLSARKVPAASLSMSAAVMAIGILINVVVPEEAFSYITSVATVGVIWTWGVILICQIRYRRKVDAGELPSGGFRLPGAPWTAYFGLAFLVLVVVLLGFSEDTRIALYVTPIVGVGIAIGYAVTSRKQRAEEPVG from the coding sequence ATGATGGCGATCGGCGGTGCCATCGGCACCGGCCTGTTCCTCGGCGCTGGCGCCGCGATCGAGACCTCCGGTCCCGCGCTGATCGCCTGCTACGCGGTGGCGGGCGCGGTCATCTTCATCATCATGCGCGCGCTCGGCGAGCTGCTGGTCTACCGGCCCGTTTCGCGGAGCTTCGTCGACTACGCCGAGGAGTTCCTCGGCCGCATGCCCGCCTTCGCGACCGGCTGGGTCTACTGGCTCATGTGGGTCACCACGGCGATGGCCGAGATCACCGCGGCCGGGCTCTACGTGCAGTACTGGTTCCCGTCGATCCCGCAGTGGGTGACCGCCGCGGTCGTGCTCGGCGTGCTGTACCTGGCGAACCTGATCTCGGTGAAGGTGTTCGGCGAGTTCGAGTTCTGGTTCTCCATGATCAAGGTCGTCACCATCGTGGGCGCGATCCTGCTCGGTCTCGCCGTGATCATCTTCGGCTGGGGTCCCGCCGGTGAGCAGGCGTCGTTCGCGCACCTGTGGCAGCACGGCGGGTTCTTCCCGCACGGCGGCAACGCGGCGCTGCTCGCGCTGCAGAGCGTCATGTTCGCCTACCTCGGCGTCGAGCTCATCGGGCTCACCGCGGGCGAGGCGAAGAACCCGGCGAAGGTCCTGCCCAAGGCGATCAACAGCGTCGTCGTGCGCATCGCGGTGTTCTACGTCGGCGCGCTCGTCGTGCTGCTCTCGCTCGTGCCGTGGACGGAGTTCCACAAGGGCAAGAGCCCGTTCGTGCGCGCCTTCGACGCGATCGGCATCCACGGCGCCGCGGGCATCATCCAGTTCGTGGTGCTCACCGCCGCGCTGTCCTCGTGCAACTCGGGCATCTACTCGACCGGCCGCATGCTGAGGACCCTTTCGCTGCAACGGTCCGCGCCCAAGGCGTTCGGGAAGCTGTCGGCGCGTAAGGTCCCGGCGGCGAGCCTGTCCATGTCGGCGGCCGTGATGGCCATCGGCATCCTGATCAACGTCGTGGTGCCCGAAGAGGCGTTCAGCTACATCACCAGCGTCGCCACCGTCGGCGTGATCTGGACGTGGGGCGTGATCCTGATCTGCCAGATCCGGTACCGCCGCAAAGTCGACGCCGGTGAGCTGCCCTCGGGCGGGTTCCGGCTCCCCGGCGCGCCGTGGACCGCCTACTTCGGGCTCGCCTTCCTCGTGCTCGTCGTGGTGCTGCTCGGTTTCTCCGAGGACACCAGGATCGCGCTGTACGTCACCCCGATCGTCGGCGTCGGCATCGCGATCGGGTACGCGGTGACGAGCCGCAAGCAGCGCGCGGAAGAACCCGTCGGCTAG